One genomic region from Candidatus Cybelea sp. encodes:
- a CDS encoding SUF system NifU family Fe-S cluster assembly protein → MDDFYRDYILDHYRSPRNFGNFENPDVEAEDLNPLCGDQIKMELKVDDGVIRDVRFSGKGCAISQASASMLTEQVKGMKLADVAKLSKEAVLDNVGIGISPTRMKCAMLGLRVLKSAAIGRLADWPDEIT, encoded by the coding sequence TTGGACGACTTTTACCGCGACTACATTCTCGACCACTACCGCAGTCCGCGGAACTTCGGCAATTTCGAGAATCCCGACGTCGAGGCCGAGGATCTCAACCCGCTCTGCGGCGATCAGATCAAGATGGAACTGAAGGTCGACGACGGCGTGATTCGCGACGTCCGCTTTTCCGGAAAAGGATGCGCGATCAGCCAAGCCTCGGCGTCGATGCTGACCGAACAGGTGAAGGGCATGAAGCTCGCCGATGTAGCCAAGCTTTCCAAAGAGGCCGTCCTCGATAACGTCGGGATCGGTATCAGCCCGACACGCATGAAGTGCGCGATGCTCGGCCTGCGCGTGCTCAAGAGCGCGGCGATCGGGCGACTCGCCGACTGGCCCGACGAAATCACCTGA
- a CDS encoding sigma-70 family RNA polymerase sigma factor, giving the protein MIPSGRTSAVQAAGDSAPSVQNFERIVDDYQRRLYGFALRMTGNREDAEEIVQDAFVRAYRALGKMSSEQRADLRLQPWLYTITLNVTRNRLRSKRPSNVALDALADPDALLRESNEGPPQPEAIVEQNTEIALVERALLQLPMHLRAAATLRFIEGRSHPEIAEILNQPIGTVKSHVHRAVRILRRILGPQIGRFAPEGVPVHALS; this is encoded by the coding sequence GTGATTCCGTCGGGCCGAACCTCGGCCGTGCAGGCGGCGGGCGACTCGGCTCCCAGCGTCCAGAACTTCGAACGGATCGTCGATGATTACCAGCGCCGTCTCTATGGATTTGCGCTGCGCATGACCGGCAACCGGGAAGACGCCGAGGAGATCGTCCAGGACGCCTTCGTGCGCGCCTATCGCGCGCTCGGCAAGATGTCCTCGGAGCAACGCGCAGACCTGCGCCTGCAGCCGTGGCTCTATACGATCACGCTCAACGTAACCCGCAACCGGCTGCGCAGCAAGCGCCCGTCCAACGTCGCACTCGACGCGCTAGCCGACCCCGATGCGCTCCTGCGCGAGTCAAACGAAGGGCCGCCGCAACCCGAAGCGATCGTCGAGCAGAATACCGAGATCGCGCTGGTCGAGCGTGCCCTTCTCCAGCTGCCGATGCACCTGCGTGCCGCGGCCACCCTGCGCTTTATCGAAGGGCGCAGCCACCCCGAGATCGCCGAGATCCTCAATCAGCCGATCGGAACCGTAAAGTCGCACGTTCACCGCGCCGTGCGAATCTTACGCCGCATACTCGGCCCGCAAATCGGAAGATTCGCCCCCGAAGGAGTTCCAGTACATGCGTTGTCGTGA
- a CDS encoding methylated-DNA--[protein]-cysteine S-methyltransferase produces MRCRDVDALWDELRGECRASLKETVHTHLSACPSCQAVYEQYAGVAYCLSCLPQPEPSCDLAKKVITHIAALKGKLSAPIVLAVVSTPLGRLYVGFKAERIAYVSLDTGDPPEEIAARAERRLRRSIVSGDAPGWLVRAIERFFSTWQVDDAIMDLSDLTPFEQDALRAAASIPPGEVRSYAWVATQIGRPRAARAVGRVMARNPMPLLFPCHRVVDSSGDLHDYYYGLEMKARLLQMEGYRG; encoded by the coding sequence ATGCGTTGTCGTGACGTTGATGCGTTATGGGACGAGCTGCGCGGCGAGTGCCGAGCCTCGTTAAAAGAGACCGTCCATACACATCTGAGCGCCTGCCCCTCCTGTCAGGCCGTCTACGAACAATACGCCGGTGTCGCCTACTGCCTCTCCTGCCTGCCGCAGCCCGAGCCTTCGTGCGATCTCGCCAAGAAGGTCATCACGCACATTGCCGCGCTCAAGGGTAAACTCTCGGCCCCGATCGTGCTGGCCGTAGTTTCCACACCTTTGGGCCGGCTCTACGTCGGATTCAAGGCCGAGCGGATTGCCTACGTCAGCCTCGATACCGGCGATCCGCCGGAGGAAATTGCGGCGCGCGCCGAGCGCCGGCTGCGCCGGAGCATTGTTTCCGGAGACGCGCCCGGCTGGCTCGTTCGGGCAATCGAGCGATTCTTCAGCACCTGGCAGGTCGACGATGCCATCATGGACTTGAGCGATCTCACCCCGTTCGAGCAGGACGCGCTCCGCGCGGCGGCCAGCATTCCGCCCGGTGAAGTCCGCTCGTACGCCTGGGTTGCGACGCAGATCGGCCGACCAAGGGCCGCACGTGCCGTTGGACGGGTGATGGCACGCAATCCAATGCCCCTTCTCTTTCCCTGCCACCGCGTCGTCGACTCCTCAGGCGATCTGCACGACTACTATTACGGCCTCGAGATGAAAGCCCGACTACTGCAGATGGAGGGCTACCGCGGCTAG
- a CDS encoding elongation factor G codes for MADIARLRNIAFVGPHHTGKTTLVEAILAHTGAIGRRGSISDGTTVTDHEPEDAAHLQSTTVGFAHATDDGIDITIVDSPGFVDFFEETKQALAGVDAAIVVLEADPGRVVQTQGVIDYIESVRMPHIFVINKMDRPGADFAQTLAALQSAYGRHVVAEQLPLGSAEHFRGYVDLAELKAFTLEGTEESIPGDAQDQAQLMHVELLEAMADFDDHLMEELLEGVEPPLEEIERDLCSECSHDQVVPVLVAAGASGAGVAALVRAIEKWLPSPADAPQVDAEGRAIQPDAAGPVIARIVKTSIHPQSGKISIARILSGTLKHDATLSNVSKHDEKVRLGGLYRLQGKKQEPLTAAGPGTIVALARLDSVATGDTLTSNGHKVLLPRFPVAEPVFAVAIKPKERIDEAKISQMLARIVDEDPALRLERADVTHELLLLGSGEQHVSIAVERLARKYKVEVETAAPSIPYLETITGGTEIHSRYKHQTGGHGQFGDVWLRFEPRERGAGITFDEKIVGGVVPRQFIPAVEKGVREALVHGPGGYPVTDLHVTLFDGQYHDVDSSEQSFKTAAGMGVREALPKCNPVVLEPVAHVSVIVPSAYTSTVIQQLTGKRGQILGMNPHDDRAGVDVVEAYVPAVELSRYITELRTATQGLGTYSWRHERYDPVPGNRVAPKAAV; via the coding sequence GTGGCGGATATCGCGCGCCTTAGAAATATCGCATTCGTCGGACCGCATCACACCGGAAAGACGACGTTGGTCGAAGCGATTCTCGCCCACACCGGCGCCATCGGCCGCCGCGGCTCGATCTCCGACGGTACGACGGTTACCGATCACGAACCCGAAGACGCTGCGCACCTTCAATCGACCACCGTTGGGTTCGCGCACGCGACCGACGACGGCATCGACATCACGATCGTCGACTCACCCGGTTTCGTCGACTTCTTCGAGGAGACAAAGCAGGCGCTTGCGGGCGTCGACGCCGCGATCGTCGTGCTGGAAGCCGATCCCGGCCGCGTCGTTCAAACGCAAGGGGTCATCGATTACATCGAGTCGGTCCGGATGCCGCACATCTTCGTCATCAACAAGATGGATCGCCCGGGGGCGGACTTCGCGCAGACGCTCGCGGCGTTGCAGAGCGCCTACGGGCGCCACGTCGTCGCCGAACAGCTGCCGCTCGGCAGCGCCGAACACTTCCGCGGTTACGTCGATCTCGCAGAGCTGAAGGCCTTTACGCTCGAAGGTACGGAAGAATCGATTCCCGGCGATGCGCAGGATCAGGCGCAGCTCATGCACGTCGAGTTGTTAGAAGCGATGGCCGACTTCGACGATCACCTGATGGAAGAGCTGCTCGAGGGCGTCGAGCCGCCGCTCGAAGAGATCGAACGCGATCTTTGCAGCGAATGTTCCCACGATCAGGTCGTGCCGGTTCTGGTCGCGGCCGGAGCCTCCGGCGCCGGTGTCGCGGCACTCGTTCGCGCGATCGAAAAGTGGCTGCCGTCACCCGCCGATGCGCCGCAGGTCGATGCCGAGGGCCGTGCGATCCAACCCGATGCCGCCGGTCCGGTCATCGCGCGAATCGTCAAAACGTCGATCCATCCGCAGAGCGGGAAGATTTCGATTGCGCGAATTCTCTCCGGAACCCTCAAGCATGACGCGACGCTGAGCAACGTCAGCAAACACGACGAAAAGGTCCGGCTCGGCGGCCTCTACCGTCTGCAAGGTAAAAAGCAAGAGCCGCTTACCGCGGCCGGCCCCGGCACGATCGTCGCGCTGGCGCGCCTCGACTCGGTCGCGACGGGCGACACGCTCACGTCGAACGGACACAAAGTGCTGCTGCCGCGTTTTCCGGTGGCCGAACCAGTCTTCGCGGTCGCAATCAAGCCAAAGGAGCGCATCGACGAAGCGAAGATTTCGCAGATGCTCGCGCGCATCGTGGACGAGGATCCCGCGCTGCGTCTCGAGCGCGCCGACGTTACCCACGAGCTTCTCCTGCTGGGCAGCGGTGAACAGCACGTCTCGATCGCCGTCGAGCGCTTAGCGCGCAAGTACAAAGTTGAAGTCGAGACCGCCGCGCCCTCGATCCCGTATCTCGAGACGATCACCGGCGGAACCGAGATTCACTCGCGTTACAAGCACCAGACCGGCGGCCACGGGCAGTTCGGCGACGTCTGGCTTCGCTTCGAACCGCGCGAACGCGGCGCCGGCATCACCTTCGACGAGAAGATCGTCGGCGGCGTCGTGCCGCGTCAGTTCATACCGGCCGTCGAAAAAGGCGTGCGCGAAGCGCTCGTCCACGGCCCGGGCGGCTACCCGGTCACCGATTTGCACGTGACGCTCTTCGACGGCCAGTATCACGACGTCGACTCGAGCGAGCAGTCGTTCAAGACCGCGGCCGGCATGGGCGTGCGCGAGGCGCTCCCCAAGTGCAACCCGGTCGTGCTCGAACCGGTCGCGCACGTGAGCGTCATCGTGCCGTCGGCCTACACGTCGACCGTCATTCAGCAGCTCACCGGCAAGCGCGGACAGATCCTCGGAATGAACCCGCACGACGATCGCGCCGGCGTCGACGTCGTTGAAGCGTACGTGCCGGCCGTCGAGCTCTCGCGCTATATCACCGAGCTGCGCACGGCGACGCAAGGCCTCGGCACGTATTCGTGGCGCCACGAACGCTACGATCCGGTACCGGGAAATCGCGTCGCCCCGAAAGCAGCCGTCTGA
- a CDS encoding peptide ABC transporter substrate-binding protein — protein MKNLNPLLNSNTTDGFIDGLMFEPLLTADDKGNPLPMLAGEVPTLENGGVSADGLTITYQLRHDVKWSDGVPLTSADVKWSWEAIMNPNNNVVSRHGYDYIDSIDTPNPHLVVVHLKQRFSPFVNTFFAESDQPYMVAPAHVLAKYANLNQVPFNSHPTVSDGPFKFVEWAHGDHISLVRNDAFFLGKPRLDKIDIKVSPDEDTSVNLLQTHEIDYLFQASMQTYQVLHTLPDVKLVWVNVNGYEAIQLNCAHDFLKDPRVRTAISYAIDRAFVVHALTFDTQTIASEDIPNWMWAFNPNVRVFKHEPAKAHDLLLQAGWRPGPDGIMRKNGQRLSLVMVTNNSNVTRRREALLIQGFLKSVGVDVSIKSYPGDVLFAPAGMGGILQLGNYDMSLTGWYAGIDPDDSSQFMCRNFPPGGYNYTRYCSPQMEALQRVALTHYDKPTRRAAYFRIQELLARDNPELFDYYYKQMEPISVDFKGFDPNPVTESWNAWQWSI, from the coding sequence TTGAAGAACCTTAATCCGCTGCTCAATTCCAACACCACCGACGGATTCATCGATGGGCTGATGTTCGAACCCCTGCTGACCGCCGATGACAAAGGCAACCCGCTGCCGATGCTCGCCGGCGAAGTTCCGACACTCGAGAACGGCGGGGTGAGCGCCGACGGCCTCACGATCACCTATCAGCTGCGCCACGACGTAAAGTGGAGCGACGGTGTCCCGCTGACGTCGGCCGACGTCAAGTGGTCGTGGGAAGCGATCATGAACCCGAACAACAACGTCGTTTCGCGCCACGGGTACGACTACATCGACTCGATCGATACGCCGAATCCTCACCTCGTGGTCGTTCACCTCAAGCAACGGTTCTCGCCCTTCGTTAACACATTCTTTGCGGAAAGCGATCAGCCGTACATGGTCGCGCCCGCGCACGTTCTCGCGAAATACGCGAACCTCAATCAGGTTCCGTTCAACTCGCACCCCACCGTATCCGACGGCCCCTTCAAGTTCGTCGAGTGGGCGCACGGGGATCACATTTCGCTGGTACGCAACGACGCTTTCTTCCTCGGGAAGCCCCGGCTGGACAAGATCGACATTAAGGTTTCGCCCGATGAGGACACCTCCGTCAACCTCCTGCAAACCCACGAGATCGACTACCTGTTCCAAGCCTCGATGCAGACATACCAGGTCCTGCACACGCTTCCCGACGTGAAGCTGGTCTGGGTGAACGTCAACGGCTACGAGGCGATCCAGCTCAACTGCGCGCACGATTTTCTCAAAGACCCGCGCGTCCGTACGGCGATCTCGTATGCCATCGACCGGGCCTTCGTCGTGCACGCGCTGACCTTCGATACGCAAACGATCGCCTCCGAGGACATCCCCAACTGGATGTGGGCCTTCAATCCCAACGTTCGCGTATTCAAGCACGAGCCCGCCAAGGCGCACGATCTCTTGCTCCAGGCCGGATGGCGCCCCGGGCCCGACGGTATCATGCGCAAGAACGGGCAGCGTCTCTCGCTCGTAATGGTCACGAACAACTCAAACGTCACCCGGCGGCGCGAGGCGCTCCTGATCCAAGGCTTCCTGAAGTCGGTTGGAGTCGATGTTTCGATCAAGTCTTATCCGGGCGACGTGCTGTTCGCGCCGGCCGGCATGGGCGGCATCCTCCAGCTGGGGAACTACGACATGTCGCTGACCGGCTGGTACGCGGGGATCGATCCCGACGACAGCTCGCAGTTCATGTGCCGCAACTTCCCGCCCGGCGGTTACAACTACACCCGGTACTGCAGCCCGCAGATGGAGGCGCTGCAGCGGGTCGCGCTGACGCACTACGATAAGCCGACTCGCCGCGCCGCCTACTTCCGTATCCAAGAGCTGCTGGCACGGGACAACCCCGAGCTTTTCGACTACTATTACAAGCAGATGGAGCCGATCAGCGTCGATTTCAAAGGGTTCGATCCCAACCCGGTGACCGAGTCCTGGAACGCATGGCAGTGGAGCATCTAG
- a CDS encoding phosphoribosyltransferase family protein has translation MAVEHLGLQDLAWLRKTIVERALTRGEYVLSGGVRSDYYIDKFRLFSDPHVLRRIARMFTPVIAETNPDLVGGTELGGVVIATAVSQLSGVPMIAVRKKPKAYGAFPDEYVEGPYHAGQRVLLLEDVVTSGSELLAAVSRLQELGLTVTPYAVVSRGLAPVRALIGFSLPRTQPKTDN, from the coding sequence ATGGCAGTGGAGCATCTAGGGTTACAAGATCTCGCGTGGCTTCGTAAAACCATCGTCGAACGCGCGCTGACCCGGGGCGAGTACGTCCTTTCGGGTGGGGTGCGCAGCGACTATTATATCGACAAGTTTCGGCTCTTCTCCGATCCTCACGTGCTGCGGCGCATCGCGCGGATGTTCACGCCGGTGATCGCCGAGACCAATCCCGACCTCGTCGGCGGCACCGAGCTCGGCGGCGTCGTCATCGCGACCGCGGTCTCACAGCTTTCCGGCGTCCCGATGATCGCCGTGCGCAAGAAGCCGAAAGCATACGGTGCTTTCCCCGACGAATACGTCGAGGGCCCCTATCACGCGGGTCAGCGGGTTCTGCTGCTCGAGGACGTGGTCACCAGCGGCTCCGAGCTGCTCGCGGCCGTTTCGCGGCTGCAGGAACTTGGCCTGACCGTCACGCCCTACGCCGTCGTGAGCCGCGGCCTCGCGCCGGTGCGCGCGCTGATCGGATTTTCGCTGCCGCGCACCCAGCCGAAAACCGACAACTAG
- a CDS encoding peroxiredoxin, with translation MLGEGDRLPDVTLLDDQGTTVSTTDLLGGPLVLYFYPKDDTPGCTSEASQFRDIYKQFERKNARIVGVSRDSVESHQRFKTKYSIPFPLLADTESKLCDAFGVIVERIRDGKKSVGVARATFLIDGEGTIVKSWPKVSVDEHAEDVLAALP, from the coding sequence TTGCTTGGTGAAGGCGACCGCCTCCCCGACGTCACGCTGCTCGACGACCAGGGCACAACGGTCTCGACCACGGATCTGCTCGGCGGACCGCTAGTCCTCTATTTTTATCCCAAGGACGACACGCCGGGCTGCACGAGCGAAGCCTCGCAGTTCCGCGATATCTACAAACAGTTCGAACGAAAGAACGCTCGCATCGTCGGCGTCAGCCGCGACTCCGTCGAGTCGCACCAGCGCTTCAAAACGAAATACTCGATTCCGTTCCCGCTGCTCGCGGACACCGAATCGAAGCTCTGCGACGCCTTCGGCGTGATCGTCGAACGAATCAGAGACGGCAAAAAGAGCGTGGGTGTGGCGCGCGCGACCTTTCTGATCGATGGCGAGGGCACGATCGTCAAGAGCTGGCCGAAAGTGAGCGTCGACGAGCACGCGGAGGACGTGCTGGCCGCGTTGCCTTGA
- a CDS encoding thiazole synthase, producing MEDALRIGALELRSRLIVGTGKYPSMEVMQAAHEASGAHIVTIAIRRINLDDRQGRTMLDYIDRERYTILPNTAGCYCAKDAVLTAQLARELLQTDLIKLEVIGDAQTLHPDSRETLAAAERLVKEGFTVLPYIGDDPVACKQLEELGCAAVMPLAAPIGSGLGVCNPYSIRIIKERAKVPVIVDAGVGTASDAALAMELGVDALLMNTGIAAASDPVRMASAMKHAVVAGREAFLAGRMRKRLHASASSPMQDLIATPGS from the coding sequence ATGGAGGACGCACTTCGCATCGGCGCGCTGGAGCTGCGCTCGCGGCTGATCGTCGGCACGGGCAAGTATCCATCAATGGAAGTGATGCAGGCGGCGCACGAAGCCAGCGGTGCCCATATCGTGACGATCGCCATCCGGCGCATCAACCTCGACGATCGGCAGGGCCGGACGATGCTCGACTACATCGATCGCGAGCGCTACACGATTCTGCCCAATACGGCCGGCTGCTACTGCGCGAAAGACGCCGTGCTCACCGCGCAGCTGGCGCGCGAGCTGCTGCAGACCGATCTGATCAAGCTCGAGGTCATCGGCGACGCGCAGACGCTGCATCCCGATTCGCGCGAAACGCTCGCCGCGGCCGAACGCCTCGTCAAAGAAGGCTTCACGGTACTGCCGTACATCGGCGACGATCCGGTTGCGTGCAAGCAGCTCGAGGAGCTGGGCTGCGCCGCGGTCATGCCGCTCGCGGCGCCGATCGGCAGCGGCCTGGGCGTCTGCAATCCGTACTCGATCCGCATCATCAAAGAACGCGCGAAGGTGCCGGTGATCGTCGACGCCGGGGTCGGCACCGCCTCGGATGCGGCGCTTGCGATGGAGCTGGGCGTCGATGCCCTCCTGATGAACACCGGGATCGCGGCCGCGAGCGATCCCGTCCGAATGGCGAGCGCGATGAAGCACGCAGTCGTCGCCGGGCGCGAAGCGTTTCTGGCCGGGCGCATGCGCAAACGGCTCCACGCCAGCGCCTCGAGCCCGATGCAGGATTTGATCGCTACGCCCGGCTCATAG
- the thiS gene encoding sulfur carrier protein ThiS: MKATVNGELHELPDEVTVGALLDILGSPRAGIAVAQNDRVVPRAQYDTNRLREGDRLEIIAAVAGG; this comes from the coding sequence GTGAAGGCAACGGTCAACGGAGAGCTGCACGAGCTGCCCGACGAGGTAACGGTCGGTGCGCTGCTTGATATCCTTGGGTCGCCGCGCGCCGGCATTGCGGTTGCGCAAAACGACCGCGTCGTTCCGCGCGCGCAGTACGATACGAATCGCCTGCGAGAGGGCGACCGGCTCGAAATCATCGCCGCGGTGGCGGGCGGCTGA
- the thiO gene encoding glycine oxidase ThiO, which produces MKTAGGDVIVAGAGLIGLAIAFELAQRGATVRVYDRGEPARAASWAGAGLLAPFTEVLHAPAMLELCVASLSEYPPFVERVREAGGVDAKLRSGGVLHVASDEAELAELRERDRVLKSRGVVSELLARSAVLAAEPWLGPHLTGALLVRDEGSVDNRRLGRALASACEARGVRIIRTASLRVECDTRRVLGVATDLGFVAAARVVNACGAWAAQLEGPPTSCRPPVTPVKGQMLALGIPKDFVHRATWASHCYLVPRDDGRLLVGATVEAVGFDERPTAQGMHDLLHAALTAAPSLASFSVTESWAGLRPGTPDGLPFLGATPLDGYFLATGHFRNGILLAPITARLIADAIEGTTAQALRPFSIERANAEESRPARTTYA; this is translated from the coding sequence GTGAAGACTGCGGGCGGCGACGTAATCGTCGCGGGTGCCGGACTGATCGGCTTGGCGATCGCCTTCGAACTCGCGCAGCGCGGGGCAACGGTCCGTGTTTACGACCGCGGCGAACCCGCGCGCGCGGCGTCGTGGGCCGGTGCCGGCTTGCTGGCGCCGTTTACGGAAGTACTGCACGCGCCGGCGATGCTCGAGCTGTGCGTTGCCTCGCTGAGCGAGTATCCGCCATTCGTCGAGCGCGTGCGCGAAGCCGGCGGCGTCGACGCGAAGCTGCGCTCCGGGGGCGTGCTTCACGTCGCAAGCGACGAGGCCGAGCTTGCGGAATTGCGCGAGCGGGATCGTGTCCTGAAATCGCGCGGCGTCGTCAGCGAACTGCTGGCGCGCTCGGCGGTGCTTGCTGCCGAACCTTGGCTCGGCCCGCACCTAACCGGCGCGCTTCTCGTCCGCGACGAAGGCTCGGTCGACAATCGCCGCCTCGGGCGGGCGCTCGCGAGCGCTTGCGAAGCGCGCGGCGTACGGATCATCAGAACGGCATCGCTGCGCGTCGAATGCGATACGCGTCGCGTGCTCGGCGTCGCGACCGATTTGGGATTCGTTGCGGCGGCGCGGGTCGTCAACGCCTGCGGGGCGTGGGCGGCGCAGCTCGAGGGGCCGCCCACGTCGTGCCGGCCACCCGTTACGCCGGTCAAGGGACAGATGCTCGCGCTGGGCATTCCGAAAGACTTCGTGCACCGCGCGACCTGGGCGTCGCATTGTTATCTCGTGCCCAGAGACGACGGACGTCTGCTCGTTGGAGCGACGGTAGAAGCGGTTGGGTTCGACGAACGCCCGACCGCGCAGGGGATGCACGACCTGCTGCACGCGGCGTTGACGGCGGCCCCGTCGCTGGCGAGCTTTTCGGTCACCGAAAGCTGGGCGGGGCTACGCCCGGGGACGCCCGACGGGTTGCCCTTCCTCGGCGCAACCCCGCTCGACGGATACTTTCTGGCCACCGGTCACTTTCGCAATGGGATCCTCCTCGCGCCGATTACCGCGCGCCTGATCGCCGATGCGATCGAAGGAACGACGGCACAAGCGCTGCGGCCTTTCTCGATCGAGCGCGCCAACGCGGAAGAATCGCGCCCGGCGCGAACGACGTACGCGTGA
- a CDS encoding electron transfer flavoprotein-ubiquinone oxidoreductase — protein MPERDQLEVDVLFVGAGPASLAGAIRLGQLAQEAGRALEVLVIEKAAEVGNHGLSGAVMDPRALDELLPQWLQSAPIESPVTRDELWLLTTGGKIKAPFTPPPLNNHGKYVTSLQKLCVWLAERAEEAGAQVFPAFPGQELLWDGESVIGVRTGDKGLDHNGAPKSNYEPGADIMAKVVVLGEGPRGTLAKQAIARLDLAAEREPEVYAAGVKELWQLPDDRFKAGSVIHTLGYPLPSETFGGGFIYGMGANILDIGMVTGLDYKNPTTDPHNELQRLKLHPVVAKMLEGGTMIRYGAKAIPEGGLFTMPRAYADALLLVGDSAGFLNGMRLKGIHLGMKSGMLAAETLWEALQAERFDRETLSSYERRFKESWAYGELRTARNFHQGFHNGMLAGLVNAGLATITGGAGFGFIDKLGGEAGYERMEKMGWEPKETPRAKIDNVLTFDKLTDVYNSGTMHEENQPCHLLVSDTNICRDRCTAEYGNPCRHFCPAAVYEPLFEKSDGGFEGRLQINFTNCVHCKTCDIADPYQIITWVPPEGGEGPVYTGM, from the coding sequence ATGCCCGAACGCGACCAGCTCGAAGTAGACGTCCTGTTCGTCGGCGCCGGCCCTGCGAGCTTGGCGGGCGCGATTCGTCTTGGGCAGCTCGCGCAAGAGGCTGGACGCGCGCTGGAGGTTCTCGTGATCGAAAAGGCTGCGGAGGTTGGCAATCACGGCCTTTCAGGCGCGGTCATGGATCCGCGCGCGCTCGACGAACTGCTGCCGCAGTGGCTCCAGAGCGCTCCCATCGAATCGCCGGTGACCCGCGACGAACTCTGGCTCTTGACGACGGGCGGCAAGATCAAAGCGCCGTTTACGCCGCCGCCGCTGAACAATCACGGCAAGTACGTCACCTCGCTGCAGAAGCTGTGCGTCTGGCTCGCGGAGCGCGCCGAAGAAGCCGGTGCGCAAGTCTTTCCGGCGTTTCCCGGACAAGAGCTGCTGTGGGACGGCGAGAGCGTCATCGGCGTACGCACCGGCGACAAAGGCCTCGATCATAACGGCGCGCCGAAATCGAACTACGAACCCGGCGCCGATATCATGGCGAAGGTCGTCGTGCTCGGCGAAGGCCCGCGCGGCACGCTTGCAAAGCAGGCGATTGCGCGTTTGGATCTCGCCGCCGAGCGCGAGCCGGAGGTTTACGCCGCCGGCGTCAAAGAGCTGTGGCAGCTTCCCGACGATCGTTTCAAAGCGGGCTCCGTGATTCACACGCTCGGATATCCGCTGCCGTCGGAGACGTTCGGCGGCGGCTTCATCTACGGTATGGGCGCCAATATCCTCGACATCGGCATGGTGACCGGTCTCGACTACAAGAACCCGACGACCGATCCGCACAATGAGCTGCAGCGTCTGAAGCTGCACCCGGTGGTCGCTAAGATGCTCGAAGGCGGCACGATGATCCGTTACGGCGCCAAAGCCATTCCGGAGGGCGGCCTCTTTACGATGCCGCGCGCGTACGCCGACGCGCTGCTGCTCGTCGGCGATTCCGCCGGCTTCCTCAACGGCATGCGCCTCAAGGGGATCCACCTCGGAATGAAGTCGGGGATGCTCGCCGCCGAGACCCTTTGGGAAGCGCTGCAGGCGGAGCGCTTCGATCGCGAGACGCTGTCGTCGTACGAGCGGCGCTTCAAAGAATCTTGGGCGTACGGCGAGCTTCGCACGGCGCGCAACTTTCACCAGGGATTTCACAACGGCATGCTCGCCGGGCTCGTTAACGCAGGCCTCGCGACCATTACCGGCGGCGCCGGATTTGGATTCATCGACAAGCTCGGCGGCGAAGCCGGGTACGAGCGGATGGAGAAGATGGGCTGGGAGCCCAAGGAGACGCCGCGCGCGAAGATCGACAACGTGCTTACCTTCGACAAGCTGACCGACGTATACAACAGCGGCACGATGCACGAAGAGAATCAGCCCTGCCACCTGCTCGTCTCAGATACGAACATCTGCCGCGACCGCTGCACCGCCGAGTACGGCAACCCGTGCCGTCACTTCTGCCCCGCGGCCGTCTACGAGCCGCTCTTCGAAAAGAGCGACGGAGGGTTCGAGGGGCGCCTGCAGATCAATTTCACAAACTGCGTGCACTGCAAGACCTGCGACATCGCCGATCCATATCAGATCATCACGTGGGTGCCGCCGGAGGGCGGCGAGGGTCCCGTCTATACGGGAATGTAG